The sequence CTTCCTCCACGCCGAGGCGCGGGGCGCGCGCCGAAGCGCTCGGGCCGGTGAGGAGCGACGGATCGAAGGACATGCCGAGGCCGAGGCCGAGTTCGACAAGCTTGTCCTTGATCTCGTTGAGCGACTTCTTGCCGAAGTTGCGGTACTTGAGCATTTCCGCCTCCGTCTTCATCGCGAGCTGGCCCACGGACGTGATGTTGGCGTTGTTGAGGCAGTTGGCGGCGCGGACCGAAAGCTCGATCTCGTTGACCGACATGTTGAGCAGCTTCTTCAGCGCGGCGTTCTCCTCGCTGGACTCCATCGGAGCCTCTTCGAAGTCCACGGCGTTCTCGTCGTAGTTGACGAACACGTCGAGGTGGTGGCGGAGGATCGCGGAAGCCTGCAGGAGGGCGTCCTGCGGGGTGATGCGGCCGTCCGTCCAGATGTCGAGCACCAGCTTGTCGTAGTCGGTCATCTGGCCGACGCGGGTGGTGTCGACCGCGTACTTCACGCGGGTCACCGGGGAGAAGATCGAGTCGATGGCGATCACGCCGATCGGCTGGTCCTTGCGCTTGTTCTCGTCACCGGTGGAGAAACCACGGCCGACGCGGACTTCGAACTCGCAGTCGAACTTCACCTTCTTGTCGAGGGTGCAGATCACCTGGTCCTTGTTGACGACTTCGAACACGTGGTCGCCCTGGATGTCACCGGCGGTGACGACGCCTTCCTTCTCGATCTTGATCGAGAGGATGCGGGAGTCCTTGTCGTGGTGAAGGAACTTCACCTTCTTGAGATTGAGAATGATGTCCGTGACATCTTCCACCACGCCCGGGAGGCTGGAGAACTCGTGCTGCACGCCCGCGATGCGGACGGAGGTGATGGCGGCGCCTTCGAGGGAGGACAGGAGGACGCGGCGGAGCGAGTTGCCGAGGGTGTGGCCGTAGCCGCGCTCGAAAGGTTCGGCGCTGAACTGGGCGTAAACGTCGGTGGCGGTGTCCTCGTTGCGGACGAGGCGGTTCGGGATCTCGAATCGAGACAGTTTAACGGACATGGTATCAATGGATTGCCGGGTTGCCCTCCTTGCGAGCGATGACCTTTCCATGCGGAAAAGACAGGAGGACCAACGGCGGGTTCAAGGCTCGCGGGGGCGGGACTAAATCGGATCAAATCGCGCTTGCAAAGCTTTTTTTCCCGGTTTTGGGAGCTCCGCCGGGCCAAAACCCTCAAACCGCCGCCGCCTCCCCTCTTCTCCTCCGGTCGAAACGCGCGATTCGGACCACCCAAACCAGCGCCGCAGCCACCGGCACCGGCCACAGCGGCACCGTAACGAAGAAGGGAGAGCCCCCCACCCGCCATCCCGGCGGATCGAAACGCACGATCGTCCCCTCCCGCCCCGGAAGCCCCGGCAGGAAGCGGAGCCCGGGGGCCCACACCACGGCCCTCCCGCGATTTCCCCACCACCAGCGCACCCATCCAGCCCGGAAACACCCGTGCTCAATCATCACCGAAACACCTTCCTCGGCGACCGTTGAGGCACCCGAAGGCGAAGGCCGCGAAAAATCCACCAGCACGCTCGCAAGCCCGGACGACAGCCAGAGCCCCATCAGCACCAACCAACGGGTCAAGCCCTTCCAGAACCAACGTTGGCGGTACACGGGAGACTCCGGGAAGCGATCCATGGCATGAGAGAAACCCCGCCTCGGGGCATTTCCGTCTATCCCCGGATCTCCCTTCACAAGCCCACCGCACGGGTGGATTTACGCAGCCCGCCGGTTGGATCGAATAACATTCCGCCGCCCTCCGTCCACCGCCTGTGAACCCGCGATCCGGCCCTACCTCCAGCGAGTGGAAAATTTCCGATAGAATCGAACAAATTCGGGATGGAATTTCTGCCAAAACCGAGCAACAGTTAGGAGTGAAGACTCACGTACTAAGCACGATGAGATCGAAGCGAAATCTCACCCGTTTCACGTACGAGCACACCGCCTTCCAAGGATGGCGTCTGTGCCTCAGCCGTGGCGGGACCACGTTCACACGCTACTTCTCCGACAAGCACTACGGAGGCGGACGGAAGTCGCTCGACGCGGCTGAAGCTGCCCTCGAAGAGCTCAAAACCCTGTTGGAGGGCTCGAAGAAAGTGAACGGCAAACTCATGCCGTCCACGATCCGCAAAGCCGAAAAGCTGCTCATGGAGCACTGAGGTGCTCGATGAACAGTTGCGCGTAGGAGCGGTTTCGCTTTGTTGGAGGCCATGGCTTCCGACACTCCCCCGGTCGTACATTGGTTCAGGCGCGATTTCCGCATCGCGGACAACCGCGCGCTGCATGCCGCCACGACCGCCGGACTGCCGGTAGTCCCGGTCTACATTCTCAGCGGTTGGAAAAAACGGCACCATTGGACGGGGCCGAAAAGGCAGCACTTTTTGTGCCGCTCGCTCGGGTCCCTGTCCAAGAACCTCGGGACGATCGGCGGCACGCTGGTCGTCCGCCAGGGGGACGCGGTCGCCGAGCTCCGCCAGATCCTCCGGGAAACCAAGGCCAGCGCCTTGTATTTCAACGAGGACCCGGACCCGTTTGGCAAAAAAACGGAGGCGGAGGTCCGGAAGCTGTGCGGCGAACTGGGCGTGGAATGCCACTCCTTCCACGATGCCACGCTGCACGCGCCGGACGAGGTGCTCACCCAAGGCGGACAGCCCTACCGCGTCTTCACCCCCTACAGCCGGAACTGGCTGAACCTGGAGAAGCCCGCGCCGCTGCCGGTTGCGAAAAAGATCACCACCCCGGGCGGCTTGGAATCCCTGCCCCTGCCCACCGTCGCGGTGTGGGACATGGACGAGCCGGAGGGCGATTTCGTGGAAGCCGGGGAAAGGGCTGCCAGGGAACGCTTGAAGCGGGCACTTGAAGCGAAGGTTGGCCACTACCAGGCGCTGCGGGATTTCCCGGCGGAGGAGGCCACCTCGCGCATCTCCCAGGACCTGCGCTTCGGCCTGATCTCGATCCGCACCGTGTATGCGAAATGCGCCGAGGCCATGGCTGGCACCCGCGGCAAGGTCCGGGAAGGCTTCGAGACCTTCATCAAGGAACTGGCGTGGCGGGAATTCTACTTCGCCATCCTCCACCACTACCCGGAGGTGCTGGACCATGAGTTCAATCCCGAGTGGCGCGGACTGTGGTGGGCCGAGCCGGACGGGAAGTTCGAGGCGTGGCAGCAGGGCCGCACCGGTTTCCCGATCGTGGACGCCGGCATGCGCCAGCTCCTGCACGCCGGTTTCATGCACAACCGCGTGCGGATGATCACCGCCATGTTCCTCACCAAGGACCTGCACCTCGATTGGAAACTCGGCGAGTCGTGGTTCCTCCAGCACCTCATCGACGGCGAGATCGCCTCCAACAACGGCGGCTGGCAATGGTCCGCCGGCACCGGTGCCGATGCCGCCCCCTACTTCCGCATCCAGAACCCGTGGTCGCAGACGAAACGCTACGACCCGGAGGGCAAATACATCCGGAAATGGGTGCCGGAACTGGCGAACGTCCCGACCGCCCGGCTGATGGAGCCGCCCAAGGACGGCCGCCCGATCGCCGCGGGCTACCCGCTTCCCATCGTCGACCACCACGCCGAGCGCGACCGCACCCTGGCGATCTTCAAGAAGCACAAGGAGCAGAGGACATAGTAGCGCAAGTTTCCAACTTGCGAGCGGGAGCGGCCCGCCTGGCCGCCAATGCACGCCCTATCCCAATCAAGCCCCGAACAGTGGTCCACCGGGAGCTTGTCGCGCGTTCACACGCCCAACAAGCCATCCCCATGCGCAAGTTAAAAACTTACGCTACTTCCCCGCGTCCTTCACCAGCTTCTCCGCGAGGGTCTTCAGCTCGGACACCGGGATGGCGAAACTCTGCGCGCGGTCGGCGCGGGCGATGTTCATGCCCACGCAGCGGCCATCGAGATCGAGCAAGGGACCGCCCACCGAATCCTTCCGGCCGAGGATGTCGTGCTGGATCACCTTCGGGAAACCGGTGCGGCGCTGCGAATACTCGCCGCTCATCTCGTCGTTGCGGGTCTTCTCCTCGTACATCTCCCCACGCGCGGCGAGGCGAACCTCGATGGTCTCCTCCTTGCCATTCCGGCGGAAAGTCACCTTCACGGTGGAGCCCGCCTTCTTCTCCTTCAGCGCGGCCATCAGGTCCTCGGACTTGGTGATCTTCTTGCCATCGATCGCCACCAGCACATCCCCCTTCTGGAGGCCGGCCTCGTGCGCGCCACTGTGTTCGTTCACATCCGCCACCTCGGCCTTCGACTTCTCCTTGATCACCACGCCCAGGGCGGCCCCGCCGCTGGCCTGGATCTCGCGGGGCTTCGCGCTGATGATGCCGGGCAGCGCGCGGCGGCGCGTCAGGCTGGTGGCTCCGTTCGCCACCACCCACGTGCCCTGCGGCACATCGGCCTCGGTGGCGTAGACCACGGGCTTCAGGCCCTGGGCATCGATCTTCAC comes from Luteolibacter sp. LG18 and encodes:
- a CDS encoding DNA-directed RNA polymerase subunit alpha, which produces MSVKLSRFEIPNRLVRNEDTATDVYAQFSAEPFERGYGHTLGNSLRRVLLSSLEGAAITSVRIAGVQHEFSSLPGVVEDVTDIILNLKKVKFLHHDKDSRILSIKIEKEGVVTAGDIQGDHVFEVVNKDQVICTLDKKVKFDCEFEVRVGRGFSTGDENKRKDQPIGVIAIDSIFSPVTRVKYAVDTTRVGQMTDYDKLVLDIWTDGRITPQDALLQASAILRHHLDVFVNYDENAVDFEEAPMESSEENAALKKLLNMSVNEIELSVRAANCLNNANITSVGQLAMKTEAEMLKYRNFGKKSLNEIKDKLVELGLGLGMSFDPSLLTGPSASARAPRLGVEEEAPVGLADLIAQNLDD
- a CDS encoding deoxyribodipyrimidine photo-lyase, whose translation is MASDTPPVVHWFRRDFRIADNRALHAATTAGLPVVPVYILSGWKKRHHWTGPKRQHFLCRSLGSLSKNLGTIGGTLVVRQGDAVAELRQILRETKASALYFNEDPDPFGKKTEAEVRKLCGELGVECHSFHDATLHAPDEVLTQGGQPYRVFTPYSRNWLNLEKPAPLPVAKKITTPGGLESLPLPTVAVWDMDEPEGDFVEAGERAARERLKRALEAKVGHYQALRDFPAEEATSRISQDLRFGLISIRTVYAKCAEAMAGTRGKVREGFETFIKELAWREFYFAILHHYPEVLDHEFNPEWRGLWWAEPDGKFEAWQQGRTGFPIVDAGMRQLLHAGFMHNRVRMITAMFLTKDLHLDWKLGESWFLQHLIDGEIASNNGGWQWSAGTGADAAPYFRIQNPWSQTKRYDPEGKYIRKWVPELANVPTARLMEPPKDGRPIAAGYPLPIVDHHAERDRTLAIFKKHKEQRT
- a CDS encoding PDZ domain-containing protein; this encodes MNAKLLFRAICFGALATASHAAQNLESDFRKNGDAVVAAFEPARQVLQTSSAVMRDGRKDIAYGTVVSADGYILSKASEIQNVASLTVIVDATKYDARVVAVDAIWDVALVKIDAQGLKPVVYATEADVPQGTWVVANGATSLTRRRALPGIISAKPREIQASGGAALGVVIKEKSKAEVADVNEHSGAHEAGLQKGDVLVAIDGKKITKSEDLMAALKEKKAGSTVKVTFRRNGKEETIEVRLAARGEMYEEKTRNDEMSGEYSQRRTGFPKVIQHDILGRKDSVGGPLLDLDGRCVGMNIARADRAQSFAIPVSELKTLAEKLVKDAGK